The Saprospiraceae bacterium genome includes the window CAAAGGCTTGGAATTCGCCCTGAATTATCGAAACAGAGAAAAAGCATTTAAGTATAGTTTTGGGGCCAACGTTTCCTTTGTTTCTACAGCGGTAATCACTTTAGGAGAGGGAGGAGAACCTATTACCTCTGGCAATGTCTTTTCTGCGGGAAGTGTGGCTCGAACCGAAGTGGGTAACCCCATTGGTGCATTTTATGGCTATGTTACCCAAGGGCTGTTTCAGAGCCAGGCAGAGGTAGAGGCTCATGCCTTTCAAAATGAAAACACGGCGGCCGGAGATATTCGGTTTGCAGATTTGAATGGAGATGGAGTGATTGACAATTCAGACCGGACTTTTATTGGTAACCCTACTCCTGATTTTACGTATGGTTTGACCTTTGATGCCGAGTACAAAGGTTTCGATTTTAGTATGTTTTTACAAGGAGTGGAGGGCAACGAAATATATAATGGTATTGTTCGCTATGATTTTTCCTATACCAATCGACCTCAATCCGTCTTAAACCGCTGGACAGGTCCTGGAACATCTACCAGTGAACCAAGGGTGACCATTGACGACCCCAACCGAAATGCTCGCGTTTCCGATCGTTTTGTAGAAGATGGATCATACCTGAGGATAAAAAACATCCAACTTGGCTATAACCTTCCGAAGCGCCTATTGGAGTCCATTCACATTGATAAATGCCGATTCTATTTGAGTGCTCAAAACTTGTGGACACACACTCAATATTCAGGATTAGACCCTGAAATTGGCTCAACACAAGGCGCCCTTGACATTGGGATTGACAGGGGTTTTTATCCACAAGCACGCACCTTTGTTGGTGGATTTAATGTCATTTTTTAACCAGCTATCTTCCTACTATGAAAAATATAAAACTCATCACCTGTGTTATCCTATTGCTCTTTTCCTGTGAAAAGGAATTACTGGAAAAGAGCCCTATTATCGGGGTAACTGAAGAGAATTTTTACAAAACTGCAGCAGATGCCGTTTCTGCTATCAATGCGGCCTATGCCGCCCTCCAATTTGAAATGACCCCAGGCGGGCATTTTCGTTGGTTCTGGGGGGATATCTTGTCTGATGATTCAACGACTGGGGGCTCTGGCCCTAATGATCAACCTGATTTGATAGCCCTGGAGAATTTTAAGGGATTGACCGATACCGAATACCTTGAAGGAGAGTGGGCTGCAGACCTGGAAGGCATCTACCGGGCGAATATTGTCTTGGAAAGGGTGCCTGGTATAGAAATGGACACCAAATTGAAAAACCGGGTATTAGGCGAAGCTAAATTCATCAGGGCTTGGTTTTTTTACAACCTCGTCACCCTGTTTGGTGATGTACCGAAGGTAGATCACGTTTTAGCACCGAGCGAATACAATCTACCAAGGTCACCGGCCTCCGAGATTTGGGCCTTAATTGAGCAGGATTTGACAACAGCGATCCCCGATTTGTGGCTCAAAAGCGAACTTGGCCAGGCGGATGTTGGGCGGATTACAAAAGGAGCGGCACAAGCCCTGTTGGTTAAAACCTATTTATATCAATCCAAGTGGATTGAGGCTCAATCGGTAGCGGAGGATATTGTCGCATCAAACGAATATCGTCTGGTAGATAATTATGCCCAGCTATTTACGCTTGCTGGGGAGAACAATGCCGAATCCATTTTTGAAATACAATACATGAATGCTTCGGGTGGAAATTGGGGCAGGAACAATGCCAATGAGGGCACTTTTACCAATGTTTTTCAGCGTGCCAGGGGGCAATTTGAAGGTTATGGATTCAATTTACCGACCCAAGATTTTGTTGATGAGTTTTTCAAAGAAGGATTTGAGGATCCTCGGTTGAAATCAACGGTCTTTAGGGTTGGAGACGTCATGGGAGATCGGGGCATTTTTAACAAGGAAGCCACCGGTTTTCCACACGATTATTACCCTAAAAAGTACTTCAATAATAAAAATGAAGAAGCGCCATTTGGGGATCCTAACCCCAATGGGGGCACCAATGATCGGGTGATTCGTTATGCAGACGTCTTATTGATGCATGCCGAAGCAAGTTATCATAATGGAAATGAAGCTGCGGCGCTTCGCTCATTGAATCTTGTCCGTAAAAGAGTAAATATCCCTGAGGTAAATGCGTCGGGTCAGGCTTTATTAGATGCCATTTACCACGAACGCAGGGTAGAGCTTGGTTTGGAAGGCCACCGCTATTTTGATTTAATTAGAACAGGAAGAGGGCCTGCGGTATTGGGGGCTTTAGGTTTTAAGCAGGGCATACACGAGGTATTGCCGATACCCGAATCCCAGATCCAGGCCACCAATGGCGCCCTTACCCAAAACCCAGGTTATTAAACTTTAAAAATGAAGAACATGTGGTTTAAACATATCATTAAGCTTGGTTTGCTCAGCACCATATTGTGCTCCTGCGAAGCTTTTAAAGAGAAGGATATCACTATTCCTGATTTGCCAACAGCACCTATTATGGAGATCACCCCTTTAGCAGATAATCCGAATCGTTTGCTTATCAAGGATTTATCGGATGGTTTTTTTTCTAGGGTATGGAGCTTGCCCGGCGGTACACCCAATAAATCTACTATGGCGGTAGATACCATTTTATTTACAAAAGCAGGAACTTATACGATTAGCCTTTATACTGCCAAAGAGGGTGGCGGAGGTACCTCTTCAAGCAGCCAGACTATCACCATAGATCAGGATGCTGCGGTGACTTGTTCTGATGAAATCACACTACTGGTTGGAGGTTGTGAAACGCTTAGCAGCAAATGTTGGACTTTTTCAACGGTAGCTGGTACGATAACCGTTGGCCCTTTTCCAGGCTCAGGCGAATGGTATACCTCGCCAATAGCTGGTTTAGTCCCTGAGCAGTATGATGATGCTTTTTGTTTTGGGTTTGATAATGCCCGGTTTCAATACGAAAACAATGGATCGACCGTTGATCCTTGGAATGGCTACCAGGCGGTGGCTTATTCGCCACCCAAAGACCATACTTGGCTTTTGGTTCCCGGAGCGGGAGAAAATGGCGAAACCCGCATTGTGCTGCCGGAGGGCGCCTTTATGGGGGTGTGGGATTCTGGCCCATTATACGATATTGTATCACTGACCGAATCTACCCTGGTTGTGCGAAGTAAAATCGTAGGAACCGATGGTTGGTTCGAACTTACCTTTGTTTCACTATAATTTGAACTTGCGCTAAGATGAAAAGAGCATATTGGTGGTGCATAGGCCTTGGGTTCTGCCTGAGTTGCAATAGCACGAAAAACATAGAACAGGAAGCATTTCAATTGGTGTGGTCAGATGAATTTGACCAAGAAGGTTTGCCTGATACGACCAAATGGAGTTACGATGTAGGGACAGCCTGTGATCAACCAGCTGGTTGTGGCTGGGGCAACAATGAGTTGCAATATTATACGGCGCATAGACCAGAAAATGCAAGGATAGCGCATGGGCGCCTAATTATCGAGGCACACCAAGAGCCTTATCAAGAAGATCGCAAGTATACCTCCGCTCGATTGGTTTCCAAAGGCAAAGGAGACTGGCGATATGGTAAATTTGATTTCCGCGCTAAATTGCCACATGGAAAAGGTACCTGGGCCGCTATTTGGATGTTGTCCTCAGAGTGGAAATATGGTGGCTGGCCGCAAAGTGGAGAAATTGACATCATGGAATATGTAGGATTCGAAAAGGATTCAATAACTGGTACCATTCATACGGAGGCTTATAACGGAATGTTGGGCACTCAGCAGGGTGGGGGTATTCGTTTCCCAACAGTCGAAGACACTTTTCATACCTATTCTTTGGAATGGACGGAAGACAAGATGGATTGGTTAATAGATGGACAGCTTTACTATACCTTTCAGAACGACAAAAAAGGGATAGCTTCCTGGCCCTTTGACCAAACCTTTCACCTCGTTCTCAACCTTGCGGTAGGCGGAAATTGGGGTGGGAGAGAAGGTATAGATGAAAACATTTGGCCGCAAAGGATGGAAATAGACTATATCAGGGTTTACCAAAAAACTGAAAAAATTGCTTTATGAAAAAAATATTAATCCTTTTCCTTTTTGTTTTTTTACTCTCTTGTGATCTTGAAAATGAACTGCCATTGGATACCATTGTGCAACCCCCTAAGATTTCAATTTCAGATGCTAGTAGGCTTGAAGGAGATGAAAATGTATTGCTTTCCCTGGAAGTTAGCCTGTCTTGGCCTTACAACCAAGAAGTAAGTGTCGCCTACCAGACCCAAGAGGAAACAGCGCTGGAAGGTGTTGATTATTTACCAAGTGCAGGAACCTTGGTTTTTCCAGCTGGGGAGACGGTTCAAATGATTGAGGTTGAAATTATCGGAGAGAATATCCTGGAGACAGAAGAAAGTTTCAGAGTTGAACTAAGCCAGCCTGTGAACGCTGGGTTATTGGTTTTTGCTGCTCGAGGTATTATTCAAAATGATGATGATGCAACAGATTTGGTTATTCCTTCCACGGGCTATAGTACACCTACTTCTTATGATGGGATGAGTTTGATTTGGAGCGATGAGTTCGATGGAACTGCTTTGAATACCTCGGATTGGACTTTTGAAATCGGAAATGGCAATAATGGCTGGGGAAATAACGAATTGCAATACTATCGACCGGAAAATACTTTTCTGGAAAATGGAAACCTGGTGATTGAGGCTAGAAAAGAATCTTTCAATGGCAGCGAATATACCTCTTCTCGGATCATAACGCAGGGCAAGCAACAATTCAGGTTTGGACGTATCGATATGCGAGCGGTTTTGCCGCAAGGACAAGGATTCTGGCCCGCGCTGTGGATGTTAGGGACAAAAATAAATGCCGTGGGATGGCCAGCCTGCGGGGAAATCGATATCATGGAATTGGTCGGTAATCAGCCAGGAAGGGTTCATGGGACGGTGCATTATGGAACAAGTGCAGCCAACAGACAACAAAATGGTGATTCTAAAGCGCTTGCTGGCACGGCCAAATTTGCGGAAGAATTTCACGTTTTCTCCTTGGTCTGGCAACAAGATAAAATCCAGTGGTTGCTGGATGATGTAGTTTTTCATGAATTTACCAAAAGTGATGCGGGTATTTACCCCTATCCCTTTAATGACAACTTCTTCCTTATTTTCAATTTGGCCGTAGGCGGAGATTGGCCGGGGCCTCCAAATGCAAATTCGGTTTTTCCCCAGCGATTGATCGTCGACTATGTACGATATTTTAGATAATTTTCTTTGTTTTATTTTACTCAGTCGTAATTTTCTTTCAATTTAAACTGCCGAATCCAATAAATAAACACAGCATTTTTTTGATTTTATCATAGCAAAGATGATTAGTGGATAGGGGAGTCCTGACGTATTAGAAAGTGACTCCCTTGTTTTTGTTCAATTGAAGTGGGAAATGGGAAGTGGGACTGCCTCCGGCAGTTGAAAAGTGAGAAAATTGCGCTCTTGTGCCTTCCCACTTCCCCTTTCAAACAGGCAAACCAATGGTTTTCCCAAAGTATCAAAAGTCCCGCTAGTCTATCACCGGATACTCCCAATCCCCTCTGTATTCTCGTGCTAACAACTTATTGGCTTCCGGATCATCAATGATCTGTTCTTTTTCCCCATCCCATTTTAGGCTACGCCCCAATTTGTAAGACAATACGCCCAAAAGGCTGACATTTGTAGCCAAATGCCCTTTCTCAATATCGCAGGTTGGCCGTTTTTTATCCTCAATACTCTTGATAAAATCCGCCCAAAGTTCCTTGATATTTTGGTCGTCTGGCTTGTGAAGGGTTGGTTCTACATGAATAATTTCAGCACCCTTTTTGCTAGGGTAGAAGGTCCAGCCATCTCGCCATCCCATATGAAATGTACCTTCCGTCCCATAAAAATAACAACCGACATCAGGAGATTCGTTTGCGTTTTTAGCAGCGAGTTTGTGTTCCCAGTGTAGCGTGAAGGATTCAAATTCATACAGGGCGTATTGGGTATCTGGCGCCGTTGTGTTATCCTTTCTGACATGTCGGCCTCCGGTTGAATAAATCGTCTTAGGGTATTTCTCTTCGGTCCACCACAATACCTGATCGAACCAATGAATTCCCCAATCGCCGATGGTCCCATTGGCATAGTCCATAAATTGCCGGAACCCCTTGGGGTGTATCTGAGGATTATAATCGGTGTAAGGGGCAGGTCCACACCACATGTCCCAATCTAGTTCTTTGGGTGCTTCTTCGTTGGGAACCACCTTTCCTGGCCCGCCACCATAATTGACAAAGGCTTTAACGCTGCTAATTTGACCGGCTTTTCCTTGTTTCAGAAAGTCCATGCCAGACATGTTATGGGGAGAGACCCTGCGGTGGGTATCCACCTGAACGGTCCTTTCATATTTTCTAGCAGCGTTTAAGATGGCTCTTCCTTCCATAATCGTGTGGCCGATCGGTTTTTCCAAATAAACATGTGCCCCATGTTCGATCGCCATAATAGCCGGTAGGGCATGCCAATGGTCAGGAGTAGCAATGATGACGATATCAGGTTTTTCCTTGGTGATCAGCTCCCTGTAGTCGGGGTAGGCTTTAGGTTTATCTCCATTCAGCTTTTTAATCTCCTCCTGCGCTGCTTTTAAGGCCCTGGTATCCACGTCGCAAATGGCGACAACCTTTGATCCTTGGTGCGCAATGGCCTCCCGGAGGATGTTCATTCCCCACCAACCCACCCCAATGATGGCTAGTTTGTACTTTTTGAAAGGGCGTGTAGCGCCAAGCAAGGGTAGGGCAGAAATACCCAAGGCTGCATTGGTCGATTGTTGGATAAATTTTCGTCGATCCATATGGTTATATTTCGTTTTGTTTAAAAATAGAAATTGTCAAAGAACTAAAATAAGGAGGAAATCCATTATTGCCACATTTTTGGACAAACATCAGTCTGGTTTCTGATGAACACCATTAATAATTTCATTTTTCAATAAACAATTTTACTCAGTTAAAATTTTCTTTACAAAAAAAATATCATCCAACAACATTTGATATTGTAATTTCCGATTTGCTATCGGCTTCTGGGGTGGGGAAAAGGTTTTCTTCAGAAAATAGCCTCAGATGCCATTTCACTACGGAAGTACAGCGGTATGGAGTATTTTTCGTCCAGTTTTAGAAGGGGTTTCTCCTTTTCTCTATTTATAGGTCGTTAATGCATGTCCCCCCTTTGTCCCCCCTGGTTTTCTTGCCTTTCCGGAAAAATAGGGAGATATTGAGTTGATAAATATTCAGCCTTAAAAACACAATGATCATGAGACACTATCTTACCCTTATACTGCTATGCCTTGCGGGAAGTACCTACGCCCAATTGCCTGACGACGAATATTTTTTTGGATTCAAAGCAGGCGTTACCTACGCTTCTATTGACGAAATCAAAACCACCTTAATCCGGCCGGTTCATCCTGAATCGACATATAATACTAGTCTGAAATCTCGTTTTGGGGCGAGTGCAGGTATGTTTTTTTATTATAAATTTAGAGGAGGTTCCTTCCTTGCTATTCAACCAGAGGTCGTGTATGCCATGCAAGGGGGCGATTTTGCCTATGATGATATCAATGGCTTGGAATATTTAATCCAATTCAGGTATGAATACTTAAATATCACGCCGCTGTTTAAAATTTATCCCCTTGCAGAATTTGGAGAAGGGGTTAGTGGGTTTAATGTAGGCATTGCCCCACAATTAGGGGTTAATTTGGCCAGCTCTAATATTGTATACACTTCCAATACGGAAGTCATTGGTCAGGATTTACAAATTCAGCAAAACCTAAGGGAAGTGCTAAAAGGGAAGACGGATGTCTCTATTGCCCTAAGTGTTGGTTTCGAAATTGGCCGACTTTTTCTGGAAGGTCGCTGGAACATTGGCATGAATGATGTCATCGAAACCCAAGCTAATGGCTATTACTTCATCGAAAATAAGAATAAGACGAATACCTACCAATTTACAGTCGGTTATGCGATTCCTTTTGACCAATAAAGAAAGAGTTCTTTTAAAAAGTGTAAGCCAAAAGGGAGCAGTGGTATCACCGCAAATAAAAAACCTATGAAAAAGTTATTCATCCTTATTTTTAACATCCTGATTTTTTTTCCTCTTGTTACGGCGCAAAAAACAATGCCAGGTGGGGTGGCTGGACTCAAAATTTGGTATTTATCAGCCGAAAAACCCGATGGCGAGGTTTACTGGGAGAGTAGAGTAGGAGGGGAGTCGGTCTTCTCGAAAGGGACTGCTCTAGGTCGTCATATGAATTTCAATTTGGCCTTTCTTCTTGAAGCAAGCAATAATGAATTGAGTTTTCCTTTTGAGGCAAGCCAGTTTCAGCAGGCTAGCTTTTTTAGCGTCTTCCACCCAGCAGATTCTTTTCTGGAGCGAAGCGTTTGGAGTTACCCTTATGCCGCAGGGAAGCATTTGGTCTTGACCACCCATCGAATGGCGGATCTGGGAAACGCGAAATTTATCAATTTTCTGGATACACCAAAGGGAATGCCTACAATTAATGCTTATTACCAATACCTGCCCAGTACTCAAAAAGCAGCATCGCCTTCCAATTTCCTAATAGGAGGTAAACCAGCCATTCCCGATTTGCCAATTGCCGCCTTTGAAGGAACAATGCCTGAGTTTTTGGTATATGACCGGGTTTTAACAGCCGACGAACAATTGAAAATAAGTTCTTATTTGGCTATTAAATATGGCCTTTCTTTGCAAAAGAGTGATTACCTGGCAGCAGATGGTCAGGTGTTATGGAATGCAAAAGCGAATGCGGTTTTTTCCAATCGGATCACCGGCCTTGGCCGAGATGATACATCTGGTTTATACCAGAAACAATCGACCAACCAATCGACTTCCAAGCCTCTTTTAACAATCGGTGTGGAAGCCATTGCAGCTACTAACCAGGATAATTCTGGCCAGATACCCAACCAGTCTTTTTTGCTTTGGGGCGATAACAATGGAAGCCTTTCCCCAGAAGAGGCAAAGGAAGCATCAAATTCACGGTTGGCTCGGAAATGGTTAATGCAGGCAAGCGGGAGCGGACAACAACTTTCTACACAGCTTCAATTTGATTCAGATCAGTTGGAAGATTTTTTAAAAACTGATGAGGTGCTTTGGTTGTGGGTTGACCGGAGTGGAAAAGGTACCTATGCCTTGGGAGAAGTGGATGTATTTAAAGGAGAAGGAAGTCACCAAAAAGGTGTTTTTCATTTTAATGATATTCATTGGGACACAGATGGTTCTGGCACGGATGTTTTCTCTTTTAGTGTAGGGCCAGATATGATCGCCAAGACCTGGGTGACCTCACCCACCTGCCATCCCGCCACGGCCGGGGAAATCCACGTTGGAATAGCAGGCGGTGAACCACCTTACAGCGGCAGAATCCAATCCGTCAGCAACAATTATTACATGGAATGGTCGGCCACTTCAGACAAGCTTCATACCTTTTCGTCCTTGGTTGCTGGGGAATATCAACTAACGGTGATAGATGCCAAACAACATACCTACACAGCAAATATACTGCTGCAGAGCAAAGATGCACCCTTCTCCCAATTAGCCAAAAGGTATGCATTAAAAGAAAACACACCACTAGTTTTGGATGCTGCTCTCGGCATGCCACCAGGCATTGCTTACCTTTGGACAACACCTGATGGACAACCTATTCACCAACCTAAAATTGTTATAGAAAGGGAAGGCTGGTATCAATTAAACCTGGATTTGGCTGGCTGTGCTGCCCAACAGCTCATTAAAATAGACGAGGCCGAAGGCCACCCATTCAAAGCGATTCACCTTTATCCGAATCCTATAAGGGTGGGGGAGGAATTTCAAATAAGAATAAGTCTGCATCAATCAAACCCTGTTCAGGTAAATATTATCGATGCAAGTGGTCGAACTATAAAACAACAGCAATTTAAGGGAGCAGCTTATTATCGTTTTTCCAGCGTGCTTCCCTCCACAGGACAATACCATGTGCAATTCCAATCAGGGCATTCAAGTACCGCTTTGAGTTTAATTGTGCAATAATCACATCCCATTGACTAAAATAAAACGAGTATGAACGCCAAACTCTTTTTGATCGCTTCTGGTCTTTTTGCAACAATTGTTCCCGCTTCCATTAATATGCCAGAAGCACCTGCTACACAAGACTTTACATCAACTTCGATAAAAGATTTCAGCAAGGCTGATCCTTCTGAAGGAATCATACTTATGCCAGCTCCCCTTCCTAATCATACCGGGAGTGCTACCACCAGTTTCCCCATTAAATTGCCGCCCGGGAGGCAGGGTTTTTCCCCTAATATAGAAGTAAGTTACAATAGTGATGGTGGCCACAGTTGGTTGGGACAAGGCTGGATGTTAGATCCTCCTGCAATTAGTGTAGAAACCCGCTGGGGAGTGCCCAGGTATGATGCCTCAAAAGAAACAGAGACCTATCTATTGGAAGGAGAACAATTAGGTCCAGTGGCTCACCGAAAGGAATCAGAAAATCGAATACCGAACAAGGTTTTCCACTTGAGAGTCGAAGGTAATTTCTCAAGCATAATACGAAATGGTGCAAGCCCCGCAGATTATTGGTGGGAAGTCATCGACAAAGAGGGTACGCATTATTTCTATGGTGGAGTAGAGGGCAATGGCGTAGAAGAAAGTGCTGTATTAAGGGATGATGCAGGTAATATCACCCAATGGAACTTAGTAGAAACCAAGGATAGAAATGACAATTTTATTCGTTACCATTATGTGATGGTTGAAGACACTGGGGTACAGGGAGGTATACTACCAGGGAGGGAAATTTATCTTGATTATATCACCTATACAGGCCATCGTGCTGTGGAGGGCCCTTACAAAGTAAGCTTCAAAAGAGACCGACAACTTGGTGAGAACAAACGCATAGATATTGCCATTGATGCTAGCGCCGGTTTCAAGCGAGTGACCGCTGACCTGCTACGGAAAATAGAGGTGACTTACAGGGGAGAATTGATAAGGAGCTATGATTTCACCTATCAACAAGGCTCATTTTTTAAAACCTTGTTAGCTGGTATCACGGCATACGACAAATTGGGCGCCCCCTTTTATACCCACACCATGGAATACTATAATGACGTGAATGAAGGAGGTCAATTTCGACCCCTTGCGAATGAAACGTCATGGAGCGTGACAAATGATGAAGTAAGAGGCGGCATTGTCAATCCTATTCCAGGTTTTGATGGAAAAACCAGCCTGTTAGGTGGCGCTAAATCGGATAATTTTGATGTAGGATCTGCTATAACTGTAGGGCCTATAGGTAACCTGGTCACCAAAACGAATACTGCAGGTGGAAGTTTCTCTTATGCCGAGTCAAATGGAGAAGGCTTACTGGCTTTGGTAGACATCAATGGGGATGGTTTACCTGATAAGTTATTCAGTGAAAATGGTGCGCTCTATTATCGACCAAATCTAGTCGGAAAAGAGGATGGCGAAACTACTTTTGGTGGGAAGCGGTTGGTCAGGGGAGTGAAGCAATTCAGCCACTCCAAGACCAGAAGTACCACCCTGGGAGCGGAGGCGCATCCTGGGCCGCTCTTTGTTGGTTATGAAAACACCAAATCCAAAACGACTACTGATACCTATTTTTCTGATTTTAATGGAGATGGCTTGATTGATATCGCCAATAAGGGGCGGGTTTATTTTAATCACATTGATGAAAATGGGGACCCCGTCTTTACCAACGATAGTGGAGATACCCCGAGCCCCATTTTTGCGGAAGGCACCCTGGACCAGGACGCAGTCGGCCCAACACCAGCGGAATTGGAAGCCTTGATGGATGAGTTTCCGCTCCATGATGTGGTGCGCATGTGGGAAGCACCCTATGCTGGCGTCATCGTCATTCAAGCACCTGTCCAATTGATAAATGATGGCGCGGATTATCCTGCAAAAGATGGGGTGAAAGTAAGTATACAGCACAAAGGGAACTGGCTCTGGCAGACGACCATTGCTGCTGATGATTATGGTATTAAAACCCCAACGGGAACCAACCAGGTAAATATTCAAAAAGGTGATCGAATCTACTTTAGGGTACAATCGCTATTTGATGGTGCCTTTGATCGGGTGGCTTGGGACCCCGAAATTATTTATCAGGATATTCCCGCTTCCGAATTAGATGCCAATGGGTTGCAAGTCGGACGCTTCAAAGCTTCGGAGGATTTTTTGCTATCTTCTTGCCAATCCGTGAGTATGACCCTTGATGGCCGGGTGAGGGTGGAAGGTAAACTGCTCAAACCCTTGACTTCAGATGACCTCACACTGGCTATTGAAAAGACAGATGCGAATGGTGCAGTTAGTATCATTTATAGCACGGATATTTCTGGCGCTGAGGCAACGGAGCAAGATATCATTATTGAAGACCTGCCCGTAAAAACGGACGATGAACTGCTGTTTAAGCTGACTAGCACCACTAATGTGGATTGGGCTATGATTTCTTGGGTGCCAAGACTCTATTATACGTCAGCCGACGATGGTTCCGCCGTGTTTAGCGCTAATGGTTCCCCCTTATTCGATTTTTGCCCCTCTGTTGCCTACAGCATGTTTAACGAAATCGTAAAGCGTAGTGTCATTTGGGAAGTACAAGATACTGGTTTGGCGACCATTACACCTACCGCCGGTAATTTTACGACAGGATTGAGCTTTTTCACGCTTTCAGTAAAAAAAGTAAATAAATTGTTAGGAAAAGTCAGCTACCTCAATAATACACCGCTGAGTAATACACCTTTAAGTATACCTGTATCGCTAGGAGATAGCCTGTATATCGAATACCATGTTTCTCAATCCTTTTTAGCCAATCCCCCCAATAATCCGACCGCAGCGGTGTCTTTAAATGGGCAAACCACAACAGTGGAAGCTGGCTTATTTGCGCAACAGATCAAGGAAGATCAAATATTTGGACCCCAATACCGTGGGTGGGGTCAATTCATTTATAATGGCAACAGAGGACGTGCTGATATTCCGATAGATGAAGCGTCCTTGCATTTAGATGATGGATTAATGGATGTTGACACGACCATTAACTATGAAAACCCGGAAGACCTGGAGGGCGATTTTTATGACCCGACCAAGGCCATCTTCATCAGCATGATTGCTGACCCCAAATCGGGCGCCTGGCTTGGGTACGATAACTTGACTTACATCACCAAAGAAGAGATAAGTAGTTCTAGGATGGGGGAAGACAATTTGTTACCCCTACCAACCTCAAGTGAAGGCTCAGGCGCAAGTGCCCCTAACCTGCTATCCGAAACCACCATGAATAGTGTCGCTGGAGGCGCTGGATTTGGCGCCGTATCTGGCTCCGGTGGTTCTTCTTGGACTAGCCTCGACACCAAGCTGGATATGATGGACATGAATGGTGACCGTTATCCAGATGTCGTCACCCCTAGGAAAATCCAATATACGACAACTCGTGGAGGATTAGAATCTAGAACATTTGCTCACAATCTCGGTACCCATGAAGCCAAAAGCAAAGCCATTGGTTTTACGCTGGGCGGCGCCTTTGTTTATTCCAGGGTGAGCAACGCTGGAGAAGCCAGAGGGCGGCGCTCCAAGGCGAGCAAGGCCAAAGCCAAAAGCGGAGGCCAGGCCAAACGTTCTCGGTCTGCTGCCAAAACTGCGGCATCTTCCATCGGAATTAGCGGTAATTTTGGTGATGATGGTGATGAGACGGTCCATACCTGGTTGGATATTAATGGGGATGGATTAACCGATAAGGTTTATCCTGATGGAAAGGTGGCACTCAATTTGGGTTACCGTTTTGCTCCATTGGAGCAGTGGGGGTACCAAGGTCTACGAGCGGGGAAGAGCGTGGATTACGGTG containing:
- a CDS encoding T9SS type A sorting domain-containing protein, with translation MKKLFILIFNILIFFPLVTAQKTMPGGVAGLKIWYLSAEKPDGEVYWESRVGGESVFSKGTALGRHMNFNLAFLLEASNNELSFPFEASQFQQASFFSVFHPADSFLERSVWSYPYAAGKHLVLTTHRMADLGNAKFINFLDTPKGMPTINAYYQYLPSTQKAASPSNFLIGGKPAIPDLPIAAFEGTMPEFLVYDRVLTADEQLKISSYLAIKYGLSLQKSDYLAADGQVLWNAKANAVFSNRITGLGRDDTSGLYQKQSTNQSTSKPLLTIGVEAIAATNQDNSGQIPNQSFLLWGDNNGSLSPEEAKEASNSRLARKWLMQASGSGQQLSTQLQFDSDQLEDFLKTDEVLWLWVDRSGKGTYALGEVDVFKGEGSHQKGVFHFNDIHWDTDGSGTDVFSFSVGPDMIAKTWVTSPTCHPATAGEIHVGIAGGEPPYSGRIQSVSNNYYMEWSATSDKLHTFSSLVAGEYQLTVIDAKQHTYTANILLQSKDAPFSQLAKRYALKENTPLVLDAALGMPPGIAYLWTTPDGQPIHQPKIVIEREGWYQLNLDLAGCAAQQLIKIDEAEGHPFKAIHLYPNPIRVGEEFQIRISLHQSNPVQVNIIDASGRTIKQQQFKGAAYYRFSSVLPSTGQYHVQFQSGHSSTALSLIVQ